One Maribacter dokdonensis DSW-8 genomic region harbors:
- a CDS encoding AMP-binding protein, with product MYKAFIHPNFSIHGRAISFDDLTEVGYSLIKEGEDYEKQIGAFLLDWIDDSEIILVKTSGSTGKPKTIALQKEYMVNSALATGSYFNLKPRSTALLCLPASYIAGKMMLVRAMVLGLNIHFLPPSSYPLEGVMDSFDFGAMVPLQVGNSLSKLHQVHKLIIGGAPISNSIREELKGVDNSSYETYGMTETVTHIAIKPLNNKEVKDAPFTVLPNVELTIDDRGCLVINAPKITDETVVTNDMVELLSKTQFKWLGRLDNVINSGGVKLHPEHIEKVISNYIDTSFFVAGVADDELGQKVVLVVEDAEVNDIRKIIDGIGEFKKFEKPKSILIIKQFQRTESGKIRRQETLNLLKI from the coding sequence ATGTATAAAGCATTTATACACCCTAATTTTTCAATTCATGGTAGGGCAATTTCTTTTGATGATTTAACAGAGGTTGGTTATAGTCTAATAAAGGAAGGAGAGGACTATGAAAAACAAATCGGGGCATTTCTTTTGGATTGGATTGATGACTCCGAAATAATATTGGTAAAAACCTCTGGTTCTACGGGAAAACCAAAGACAATTGCACTTCAAAAAGAATATATGGTAAATAGCGCCTTGGCAACAGGTAGCTATTTTAACCTGAAGCCTAGATCCACAGCTTTACTCTGTTTGCCCGCTTCATACATTGCAGGTAAAATGATGTTGGTCAGGGCTATGGTTTTGGGCTTGAATATTCATTTTTTGCCTCCAAGTTCGTACCCATTGGAAGGTGTTATGGATTCTTTTGATTTTGGGGCCATGGTACCTTTGCAGGTGGGTAACTCTTTATCTAAACTACATCAAGTACATAAATTAATAATTGGTGGCGCACCCATTTCTAATTCAATAAGAGAAGAATTAAAGGGTGTTGATAATAGCAGTTATGAAACCTATGGTATGACGGAAACCGTTACTCATATCGCTATAAAACCATTGAACAATAAAGAAGTTAAAGATGCTCCATTTACGGTTTTACCAAATGTAGAACTTACCATAGATGATAGAGGTTGTTTGGTAATTAACGCACCAAAAATTACAGACGAAACCGTGGTGACCAATGATATGGTTGAGTTACTTTCAAAAACTCAATTTAAATGGTTGGGTAGGTTGGATAATGTCATTAATTCTGGAGGAGTAAAGTTACATCCAGAACACATTGAAAAAGTAATATCAAACTATATAGATACTTCGTTTTTTGTTGCCGGTGTTGCAGATGATGAATTGGGACAAAAAGTGGTTTTAGTGGTTGAAGATGCAGAAGTAAATGACATTCGGAAAATTATTGATGGTATAGGGGAATTCAAAAAATTTGAGAAACCTAAATCGATTTTGATTATAAAACAGTTTCAGCGTACTGAAAGTGGAAAAATTCGCCGACAGGAAACATTAAACTTACTGAAAATATAA
- a CDS encoding CPBP family intramembrane glutamic endopeptidase, which translates to MYIEQAYKGLIDNWRYLVGILIIIVVWQFLGSFPLLAALALEEGGMSAMMSNSIGKMSQVLGSNTFLFYMLLTFVFGLIAVFLVVKFLHQQSLTALTTSRTKVDWKRIAFSFFLWASISVLFIGIDIYFAPEDYEYNFQLEPFLILAVIAIAMIPLQTSMEEYLMRGYMMQGLGVLTKNRWFPLLFTSLLFGLLHILNPEVDKLGYGILIFYIGTGLFLGIITLMDEGLELALGFHAANNLTAALLVTADWTAFSVDSVYRDISEPVLGWDMLVPVFVVFPILLLVFSKKYGWTNWKEKLTGKVLTEEEFLKLDN; encoded by the coding sequence ATGTATATAGAACAGGCGTATAAAGGTTTAATTGATAATTGGAGATATTTAGTAGGAATATTGATAATTATTGTGGTGTGGCAGTTTTTAGGCTCCTTTCCGTTATTGGCTGCTTTGGCACTGGAAGAAGGTGGTATGTCTGCAATGATGAGTAATAGTATAGGAAAGATGTCCCAGGTATTGGGCTCCAATACATTTTTGTTCTACATGCTCTTAACCTTTGTTTTCGGACTTATTGCGGTTTTTCTAGTGGTTAAATTTTTGCATCAACAATCGCTTACCGCATTGACCACTTCAAGAACTAAAGTTGACTGGAAAAGAATAGCTTTTTCTTTCTTTTTATGGGCTTCAATATCTGTGCTTTTTATCGGTATAGATATTTATTTTGCGCCTGAAGATTATGAATATAACTTTCAATTAGAACCTTTTTTGATCTTAGCCGTTATAGCTATTGCAATGATTCCGTTACAGACAAGTATGGAAGAGTATTTAATGAGAGGGTATATGATGCAAGGTCTGGGCGTACTTACTAAGAATAGATGGTTTCCGCTTCTCTTTACCTCTTTGCTGTTTGGATTATTGCACATATTGAACCCGGAAGTGGATAAATTGGGTTACGGTATCTTGATTTTTTATATAGGAACCGGACTCTTTTTAGGTATAATTACACTTATGGATGAAGGTTTGGAACTTGCTCTTGGTTTTCATGCCGCAAACAATTTAACTGCAGCACTTTTAGTAACTGCAGATTGGACCGCATTTAGCGTAGATTCTGTCTATAGGGATATTTCAGAACCTGTGCTTGGTTGGGATATGCTGGTTCCTGTATTTGTAGTTTTTCCTATTCTTTTATTGGTTTTTTCAAAAAAGTACGGATGGACTAATTGGAAAGAAAAATTAACAGGTAAGGTGTTAACTGAAGAAGAATTTTTAAAGCTCGATAATTAA
- a CDS encoding o-succinylbenzoate synthase, whose translation MKAIFKKYILNFKNPSGTSRGILKTKETWFLFLEQDGKKGVGECGLFRGLSFDDVPGYEDKCNWVVNNINLGEAELLKRLSNFPSIQFGVEQAFLSLRSNDPFHLFDSTFLGGQEPISINGLVWMGDKEFMHQQIENKLKDGFSCIKMKIGAIDFDTEIALLKSIRERYSKDEIELRVDANGAFSAEEALAKLEVLSKLDLHSIEQPIRQGQWNEMKNLCAKTPLPIALDEELIGVVDVTKKVTLLQTIQPQYIILKPSLVGGFAGSNEWITIAERNNIGWWVTSALESNIGLNAIAQWTATLGNNMPQGLGTGALFTNNVNSPLEVRNGGLFYNKSKNWNTNLIDEICI comes from the coding sequence ATGAAAGCAATTTTTAAAAAGTATATCCTAAATTTTAAAAATCCAAGCGGGACCTCCAGAGGAATTCTAAAAACAAAGGAAACATGGTTTCTATTCTTGGAGCAAGATGGTAAAAAGGGAGTAGGTGAGTGCGGATTGTTTAGGGGACTTAGCTTTGATGATGTTCCTGGTTATGAAGATAAATGTAATTGGGTTGTAAATAATATCAATTTAGGGGAAGCGGAATTGCTTAAGCGATTATCTAATTTTCCTAGTATTCAATTTGGGGTTGAACAGGCATTTCTGTCACTGCGATCAAACGATCCTTTTCATCTTTTTGATTCCACTTTTTTAGGGGGCCAAGAACCAATTTCCATTAATGGTCTAGTTTGGATGGGCGATAAAGAGTTTATGCATCAGCAAATAGAGAATAAGCTAAAAGATGGTTTTTCATGCATTAAAATGAAGATTGGTGCCATTGATTTTGATACGGAAATTGCATTGCTTAAATCTATTAGAGAGCGTTACTCTAAAGATGAAATTGAATTGCGTGTAGATGCCAACGGTGCATTTTCTGCAGAAGAGGCGTTGGCGAAATTAGAAGTATTGTCAAAACTTGATTTACATTCCATTGAGCAACCTATTAGACAGGGACAATGGAATGAAATGAAAAATCTTTGTGCTAAAACACCATTGCCTATAGCTCTTGACGAAGAATTAATTGGGGTTGTTGATGTAACAAAAAAGGTAACGTTGCTACAAACTATACAACCACAATATATTATTTTGAAACCAAGTTTAGTTGGAGGTTTTGCAGGTAGTAATGAATGGATTACAATTGCTGAAAGAAACAATATTGGTTGGTGGGTAACTAGTGCGTTAGAAAGTAATATAGGTTTAAACGCAATTGCTCAATGGACTGCAACTTTAGGTAATAATATGCCACAAGGTTTAGGCACCGGAGCTTTGTTTACTAATAATGTTAATAGTCCTTTAGAAGTAAGGAATGGTGGTTTGTTTTATAATAAATCTAAAAACTGGAATACGAATTTAATTGATGAAATATGTATATAG
- a CDS encoding vWA domain-containing protein, which translates to MKNVIFLFFLLNSVLMLSQQIKISGTVSDNKGNPLPGANVIEKGTTNSTQTDFEGHYSLIVSKGAKLVFSYIGCKSLIVGVKDETVIDVSLEKDFQALEEVVVVGYGIQKRSYATGSVSMINKQSSKNSISRALQGKVSGVQIRGIGSIENKKEGVKVKSPLYIVDGVPIQKEYNAIIESLKNVDINSRKELNAAEAKSLYGRDARYGCVVIRTLHGNYNIENDENYAKITENQFQNVTVNPLSTFSIDVDKAAYSNIRRFINKGQDVPVSAVKIEEMINYFDYDYAQPKNEHPFSVHTEVAKTPWNVDTKLVRIGLQGKEYLNEDLPASNLTFLIDVSGSMSADNKLPLLKSAFKLLVNQLRDKDRISIVVYAGAAGVVLEPTSGSDKTKIINALNNLEAGGSTAGGEGIELAYQLAEKHFKKNGNNRVILATDGDFNIGLSSDYDMENLIVKKRESGVFLSVLGFGIGNYKDSKLETLADKGNGNHAYIDTMQEAQKVFGKEFGGTLFTIAKDVKLQVEFNPNKVKSYRLLGYENRLLADEDFIDDTKDAGELGSGHKVTALYEIVEAGVKTIYDKDIPKLKYASNTNENTFLDELFTVRIRYKKPDGKKSLELVHVQNVDSQEMSEDFQFSAAVALFGQQLRKSKFTNKTTYKDVIVLAEKGRGKDVNGYRAEFIRLVKSANDKLVANGY; encoded by the coding sequence ATGAAAAATGTAATTTTCTTATTCTTCCTACTCAACAGTGTTTTAATGTTATCGCAACAAATTAAAATTAGTGGTACCGTTTCAGATAATAAAGGCAACCCTTTACCTGGAGCTAATGTAATCGAAAAAGGTACGACCAATAGTACGCAAACAGATTTTGAGGGGCACTATTCGTTAATAGTTTCAAAGGGAGCAAAACTAGTATTTTCTTATATAGGATGTAAAAGCTTAATTGTCGGGGTAAAAGATGAAACGGTTATAGATGTGTCACTTGAGAAAGACTTTCAGGCGCTTGAAGAGGTTGTAGTGGTTGGTTATGGTATTCAAAAGCGTAGTTATGCTACGGGTTCTGTATCTATGATTAACAAACAAAGTTCTAAAAATAGTATTAGTAGAGCGTTGCAAGGAAAAGTTAGTGGTGTTCAAATTAGAGGTATTGGTTCAATAGAAAATAAAAAGGAAGGGGTTAAAGTTAAAAGTCCTTTGTATATAGTTGACGGTGTGCCAATTCAAAAAGAATATAATGCAATTATTGAAAGCCTAAAAAATGTAGACATTAATAGCCGAAAAGAACTTAATGCTGCTGAAGCAAAGAGTTTGTATGGAAGGGATGCTAGATATGGATGTGTTGTAATACGTACTTTGCATGGAAATTACAATATTGAGAACGATGAAAATTACGCCAAAATCACAGAAAATCAGTTTCAAAATGTTACCGTAAATCCATTGTCTACTTTTTCTATAGATGTGGATAAAGCAGCTTATAGCAATATTAGAAGATTTATTAATAAAGGACAGGATGTTCCTGTAAGTGCCGTGAAGATTGAGGAAATGATTAATTATTTTGATTATGATTATGCACAACCGAAAAATGAACATCCATTTTCTGTGCATACCGAAGTTGCTAAAACACCTTGGAATGTAGATACCAAATTGGTGCGTATTGGCTTACAAGGAAAGGAGTATTTAAATGAAGATTTACCAGCATCTAACCTTACTTTTCTTATTGATGTTTCTGGGTCAATGTCGGCAGACAATAAATTACCGCTGTTAAAATCAGCATTTAAATTATTGGTAAATCAATTAAGAGACAAGGATAGAATTTCTATTGTCGTTTATGCTGGTGCGGCTGGTGTAGTATTAGAGCCAACATCGGGTAGTGATAAAACAAAAATTATAAATGCCTTAAATAACTTGGAAGCCGGAGGGTCAACAGCAGGAGGTGAGGGTATTGAATTAGCATATCAATTAGCAGAAAAGCATTTTAAGAAAAATGGAAATAATAGAGTAATACTGGCAACTGATGGCGATTTTAATATTGGTTTGTCCAGTGATTATGACATGGAAAATTTAATTGTGAAAAAGAGAGAGTCTGGTGTTTTTCTTTCCGTTTTGGGTTTTGGTATAGGTAATTACAAAGATTCTAAATTGGAAACATTGGCAGATAAAGGAAATGGAAATCATGCTTACATCGATACCATGCAAGAAGCTCAGAAAGTATTTGGTAAGGAATTTGGCGGTACGCTGTTTACTATTGCAAAAGATGTGAAACTTCAAGTAGAGTTTAATCCTAATAAAGTTAAATCGTATCGATTACTAGGATATGAAAATAGATTATTAGCTGATGAAGATTTTATTGACGATACTAAGGATGCAGGTGAATTGGGAAGCGGGCATAAAGTAACTGCTTTATATGAAATAGTTGAAGCTGGGGTAAAAACTATATATGATAAAGATATACCTAAATTAAAATATGCTAGCAATACTAATGAGAATACGTTTTTAGATGAGTTGTTTACAGTGAGAATTAGATACAAAAAACCTGATGGTAAAAAGAGCTTAGAATTGGTTCATGTTCAGAATGTAGATTCTCAAGAAATGTCTGAAGATTTTCAGTTTTCTGCGGCCGTTGCATTATTTGGTCAACAATTGCGAAAGTCTAAATTTACTAATAAAACAACCTATAAGGATGTAATTGTATTGGCGGAGAAGGGAAGGGGAAAAGAT
- a CDS encoding sensor histidine kinase, with translation MRFVGTIVLSVFMCTLAAQDGVTTQNEDYYKQFQDLENGELRSFFFFNTPNRYNQNSPYDWLDTVKVYLNSSEKTKDSISIRNYQLIESQIYYDLGNYEKSLAIARPLYDDLSNLDLDSKHIILDILDNNYAKLELYDKQIEIRRVKRELGLTDNVAFYDIYASLGQYRKAMRDYMTEEKKELKDDDYYGLAIYNNTIGNYLRQDKSTPTALSYFKKAEGLIKVFLSDVTNQHSDKEIADGRILNGIIIGNIGKCHVQLGEYEKAIPFLEESREIIRKYNKSKFSSDIIENTLALAECYLKLDDYAKATDYLSDEMNPIKLDNILKRNRIYADYYFKTGDYQNSTVYLKKNIRIRDSIDALASNIKNQQLTSVIEQDLDNSKKTMEQQKAQLEASRKDIKARDDKISLVFVSLIFTLIGFAGLVYAYLKSIKNQRLIAEQKFIIENSLVEKDSLLKEIHHRVKNNLQMVSSLLSLQTKNTRSKAAIAALEEGKSRVKAMALIHQKLYQNDDLSVIEMQGYIESLINSIQSVYKKGGHNINITIDAEGVELDIDRAIPFGLILNELVSNSFKYAFPHDDSNGKIYIHLRKIAGQEGFFEYTDNGIGLPEDTDERANSSMGIRLMNRLANQLQTSLNTDKTNEGVRFWFNFK, from the coding sequence CAAATCGTTACAATCAGAATTCACCATATGATTGGTTAGATACCGTAAAAGTGTATTTGAACAGTTCTGAGAAAACTAAAGATTCTATTTCCATTAGGAATTACCAACTTATTGAGTCTCAGATATATTACGATTTGGGCAACTATGAGAAGAGTTTGGCTATTGCTAGACCTCTATACGATGACTTAAGTAATTTGGATCTAGATTCCAAACACATCATTTTAGATATCTTAGATAATAATTATGCTAAGCTAGAACTTTATGATAAGCAAATAGAAATCAGAAGGGTTAAGCGTGAATTGGGTTTGACCGATAATGTTGCCTTTTATGATATTTACGCTAGTCTTGGTCAGTATAGAAAAGCTATGCGAGATTACATGACCGAAGAAAAGAAAGAGCTTAAAGATGATGATTACTACGGGCTTGCCATTTACAATAATACAATTGGTAATTATTTAAGACAAGATAAATCTACGCCTACGGCGCTTAGCTACTTTAAAAAAGCAGAGGGTTTGATCAAGGTTTTTTTAAGTGATGTTACCAATCAACATTCTGATAAGGAAATTGCCGATGGTAGAATTTTAAACGGAATCATTATTGGCAATATTGGTAAATGTCATGTACAACTGGGTGAATATGAAAAAGCAATTCCGTTTTTAGAAGAGAGTAGGGAAATTATTAGAAAATATAATAAGAGTAAGTTTTCATCTGATATTATTGAAAATACCTTGGCGTTGGCAGAGTGTTATTTAAAATTAGATGATTATGCTAAGGCAACAGATTACTTAAGCGATGAAATGAACCCAATTAAATTGGATAATATTTTAAAGCGGAACAGAATTTATGCGGATTATTATTTTAAAACCGGTGATTATCAAAACTCAACGGTTTATTTAAAGAAAAATATTAGAATTAGAGACTCTATAGATGCTCTTGCTTCTAATATTAAAAATCAGCAACTGACATCGGTAATTGAGCAAGATTTGGATAACTCCAAAAAAACTATGGAGCAACAAAAAGCTCAATTAGAAGCATCTAGAAAAGATATTAAGGCTAGGGATGATAAAATTAGCTTGGTTTTTGTTTCCTTGATATTTACGCTTATTGGCTTTGCCGGTCTGGTATATGCTTACTTAAAGAGTATTAAGAATCAACGTCTTATTGCCGAGCAAAAATTTATTATCGAAAACTCATTGGTAGAAAAAGATTCTCTGTTGAAAGAAATACACCACAGAGTAAAGAATAACCTACAGATGGTTTCTAGTTTACTGAGTTTACAAACCAAAAATACTAGAAGTAAAGCTGCAATTGCCGCATTGGAAGAGGGTAAGAGTAGGGTAAAGGCCATGGCGCTTATACATCAAAAATTATATCAGAATGATGATTTATCCGTAATTGAAATGCAAGGGTATATTGAGAGTTTGATCAATAGTATTCAATCCGTATATAAAAAAGGAGGTCATAATATTAATATTACCATAGATGCCGAAGGTGTTGAGCTGGATATTGATAGAGCTATACCTTTTGGACTTATTTTAAACGAATTGGTATCTAACTCGTTTAAATATGCATTTCCCCATGATGATAGTAACGGTAAAATTTACATTCATTTGAGAAAAATTGCGGGTCAAGAAGGTTTCTTTGAGTATACGGACAATGGTATTGGCTTACCGGAAGATACAGATGAAAGAGCAAATTCCTCAATGGGTATTCGTTTAATGAACAGGTTGGCAAATCAGCTGCAGACTTCATTGAATACAGATAAAACCAATGAAGGAGTTCGTTTTTGGTTTAATTTTAAATAA
- a CDS encoding SDR family oxidoreductase — MEEKVIWITGASSGIGEALTYQLNALGAKIIASARRESVLTQVKNNCKNPDNVKILPLDLTNFLSLEEITDTAFSLFGKIDVLINNGGLSQRSLIVETKFEVYQQMIDVNYLGTIKLTKHALPYFIKQKGGHYVTITSLMGKFSSPYRSGYCGAKHALHGFFDALRMEHEKDNIDVSIICPGFIQTNVAKNALTANGTSLQKEDNATLNGMPVEKCAKEIISAIKKKRFETYIGGKEKFGIYLKRFFPKLLHRVVMKSKVR; from the coding sequence ATGGAAGAAAAAGTGATTTGGATAACGGGAGCATCATCAGGAATTGGCGAAGCGCTGACATATCAATTGAACGCGCTGGGTGCAAAAATAATAGCTTCGGCTAGAAGGGAGAGTGTATTAACTCAAGTTAAAAATAATTGCAAGAATCCGGACAATGTTAAAATACTCCCTTTAGATCTAACCAATTTTTTATCACTTGAAGAAATTACCGATACTGCATTTTCGCTATTTGGAAAAATTGATGTTTTAATCAACAATGGCGGATTAAGCCAACGTTCTTTGATTGTTGAAACCAAATTTGAAGTTTATCAACAAATGATAGACGTCAATTATTTGGGTACCATAAAATTAACCAAACACGCCTTACCCTATTTCATAAAACAAAAAGGAGGTCATTACGTAACCATCACCAGCTTAATGGGTAAATTTTCATCGCCTTACCGTTCTGGATATTGTGGTGCAAAACATGCATTACACGGCTTCTTTGATGCCTTGCGAATGGAGCATGAGAAAGACAATATTGATGTATCTATCATCTGCCCTGGCTTTATACAGACCAACGTTGCCAAAAATGCTTTGACCGCTAATGGTACTTCACTACAAAAAGAGGACAATGCAACTCTTAACGGCATGCCCGTAGAAAAATGTGCTAAGGAAATCATTAGCGCTATTAAAAAGAAACGCTTTGAAACCTATATTGGTGGTAAAGAAAAATTTGGTATTTACTTAAAACGCTTTTTCCCTAAACTATTACACCGTGTAGTAATGAAAAGTAAGGTGAGGTAA